Proteins encoded by one window of Marixanthomonas sp. SCSIO 43207:
- a CDS encoding DUF2795 domain-containing protein, with protein MYWTLELASYLSDAPWPATKDELIDYAIRTGAPLEVVENLQAIEDEGDSYDSIEEIWPDYPTDEDYLWNEDEY; from the coding sequence ATGTATTGGACTTTAGAATTAGCATCTTATTTAAGTGATGCACCTTGGCCGGCAACCAAAGACGAATTAATAGATTACGCCATTAGAACAGGAGCACCACTAGAAGTAGTGGAAAATCTGCAAGCAATTGAAGATGAAGGCGACTCATATGATTCTATTGAAGAAATTTGGCCGGACTATCCTACAGATGAAGATTATCTGTGGAATGAAGACGAATATTAA
- a CDS encoding cob(I)yrinic acid a,c-diamide adenosyltransferase gives MKIYTKTGDKGTTALFGGTRVPKYHIRIDSYGTVDELNAYIGLIRDQDIDSHSKELLIHIQDRLFTLGAMLATDPEKAQLKSGKERLNIPKVTEEDIERLETEIDTMNDSLEPMTHFILPGGHTTVSYCHIARCVCRRAERLATLLHREEPVDERVLKYLNRLSDYLFVLARKLTYDLQAEEVKWIPEKL, from the coding sequence ATGAAAATATATACCAAAACCGGTGATAAAGGCACCACAGCATTATTTGGCGGTACACGCGTTCCTAAATATCACATCCGGATTGATAGTTACGGAACCGTAGACGAACTGAATGCCTACATTGGTCTTATAAGAGATCAAGATATTGATAGCCATTCAAAAGAATTGTTGATACACATTCAAGACCGTCTGTTTACCCTTGGCGCTATGTTGGCCACCGATCCTGAAAAAGCACAACTAAAAAGTGGAAAAGAACGACTCAACATTCCCAAAGTTACAGAAGAAGATATAGAGCGATTGGAGACTGAAATAGACACTATGAATGACAGCCTAGAACCTATGACACACTTTATATTGCCGGGTGGTCACACAACTGTGTCATATTGTCACATAGCCCGCTGTGTATGCCGTAGAGCAGAACGCTTAGCTACCCTCTTACACCGTGAAGAGCCGGTTGATGAACGTGTTTTAAAATATTTAAACCGCCTTTCTGACTATCTATTTGTACTGGCACGAAAATTGACTTATGACCTGCAAGCTGAGGAAGTTAAATGGATTCCTGAAAAATTATAA
- a CDS encoding ABC transporter ATP-binding protein, with translation MGSVIKIRGIKRDFPLGQEIVKVLKGIDLDIDKGEYVALMGPSGSGKSTLMNLLGCLDTPTAGTYELNGIDVSNLSDDELAEIRNKEIGFVFQTFNLLPRTTALDNVALPMVYAGASKSARAERAAEVLTDVGLADRMDHKPNQLSGGQRQRVAVGRALVNKPSIILADEPTGNLDSKTSVEIMNLFDAIHQAGNTVILVTHEEDIAEHAHRIIRLRDGMIESDVKKEVVSSE, from the coding sequence ATGGGTTCAGTAATAAAAATTCGAGGTATTAAACGCGATTTCCCACTGGGACAAGAAATTGTAAAAGTGCTCAAAGGAATTGACCTTGATATTGACAAAGGTGAATACGTAGCACTAATGGGACCTTCCGGTTCGGGTAAATCTACGTTAATGAATTTATTAGGCTGCTTAGACACTCCTACAGCAGGGACTTATGAACTCAACGGCATTGATGTAAGCAATTTGAGCGATGACGAATTAGCCGAAATACGAAACAAAGAAATTGGATTTGTATTTCAAACCTTTAACCTATTACCTAGAACTACTGCGCTTGACAACGTAGCCTTACCTATGGTGTATGCCGGCGCTTCAAAGTCTGCTCGTGCCGAGCGTGCTGCTGAAGTTTTAACCGATGTAGGATTGGCAGACCGTATGGACCATAAACCCAACCAACTTTCTGGAGGGCAACGCCAGCGTGTAGCTGTGGGTAGAGCGCTTGTGAATAAACCCTCTATCATACTAGCCGATGAACCTACGGGAAATTTAGATTCTAAAACTTCGGTTGAGATTATGAATCTTTTTGACGCTATACATCAAGCCGGGAATACGGTTATTTTGGTAACTCACGAAGAAGACATAGCAGAACACGCACATAGAATCATTCGCTTGCGCGATGGTATGATTGAAAGTGACGTTAAGAAAGAAGTAGTGAGTAGTGAGTAG
- a CDS encoding ABC-F family ATP-binding cassette domain-containing protein, producing MNYLSVENISKSYGERVLFTNLSFGINQGQKIGFVAKNGTGKTSLLNILSGDDVPDTGDVVYRKNLKVSFLSQEPNLDPQRTIEESILASDNPILKTIATYERALENPEDTETYQAAFDAMDAQHAWDFETKYKQILSKLKLDNLNQKVASLSGGQKKRLALAIALLTNPDLLVMDEPTNHLDLDMIEWLEDLFAKENFTLFMVTHDRYFLERVCNEIIELDEGNLYSYKGNYSYYLEKRDARIENQATETEKAKQLYKKELDWMRRQPKARTTKSKSRIEDFHEIKARAGKRRNEHEVQLELNMERLGTKIVELHNISKSYDEKELFTNFEYNFIRGERIGIIGKNGTGKSTFLNILTGSQKPDTGKVVIGETVKFGYYTQKGIKIKPGQKVIDVIREFGEYIPLKKGRQISAQQLLERFLFDRKKQYDYVEKLSGGERKRLYLCTVLIKNPNFLILDEPTNDLDIVTLNVLESFLLDFPGCLIVVSHDRYFMDKIVDHLFVFKGKGTIEDFPGNYSDYRVYENSKPKLETKTATEESSKTDWKKDTTKAKLSYQEQKEHRNLEKEIAKLEKEKEALQNKFATENWGGEEIDKQSLKLQEIIDAIEEKEMRWFELSEKQEG from the coding sequence GTGAATTACCTTTCAGTAGAAAATATATCAAAATCATATGGGGAGCGGGTGCTTTTTACCAATCTCTCTTTTGGTATCAATCAGGGACAAAAAATAGGTTTTGTTGCTAAAAATGGAACCGGAAAAACTTCGTTGCTTAACATTCTATCAGGTGATGATGTTCCCGATACAGGCGATGTTGTGTACCGCAAAAACTTAAAAGTGTCATTCTTATCTCAAGAACCTAACCTGGACCCCCAACGCACTATTGAAGAAAGTATATTAGCTTCAGATAATCCTATTTTAAAAACTATTGCCACTTATGAGCGTGCTTTGGAAAATCCTGAAGACACCGAAACATATCAAGCTGCATTTGATGCTATGGATGCTCAGCATGCTTGGGATTTTGAAACCAAATACAAGCAAATTTTATCTAAGTTAAAACTGGATAACCTAAATCAAAAAGTTGCTTCCCTCAGTGGCGGACAAAAAAAGCGCCTGGCACTTGCCATTGCTTTGCTTACCAATCCAGACTTATTGGTCATGGATGAACCAACCAACCATCTAGACCTGGATATGATTGAATGGCTTGAAGATTTATTTGCTAAAGAAAACTTTACGCTATTTATGGTCACACACGACCGTTACTTTTTAGAACGTGTTTGCAATGAAATTATCGAGCTTGACGAAGGTAATTTGTATAGCTACAAAGGAAATTATAGTTATTATCTAGAAAAACGTGATGCCCGAATAGAAAACCAAGCTACCGAAACTGAAAAAGCCAAACAGCTTTATAAAAAAGAACTAGACTGGATGCGGCGGCAACCCAAAGCCCGAACTACCAAAAGCAAGTCACGTATTGAAGATTTTCACGAGATTAAAGCTCGTGCCGGAAAACGCCGTAACGAACACGAAGTACAACTAGAACTTAATATGGAGCGCCTTGGGACTAAAATTGTAGAGCTTCATAACATTTCAAAATCATATGATGAGAAAGAACTGTTTACCAATTTTGAATACAACTTTATACGAGGTGAGCGTATTGGTATTATTGGTAAGAACGGAACCGGAAAATCTACTTTTTTAAATATTCTTACCGGGTCGCAAAAGCCCGATACCGGTAAAGTGGTTATCGGGGAGACCGTGAAGTTTGGCTATTACACTCAAAAAGGAATTAAAATTAAACCCGGCCAAAAAGTTATTGATGTTATTAGAGAGTTTGGAGAGTATATACCTTTAAAAAAAGGACGGCAAATCTCAGCACAGCAACTTTTGGAGCGCTTTCTTTTTGACCGCAAAAAGCAATACGACTACGTTGAAAAACTAAGTGGAGGCGAACGTAAACGTTTGTATTTATGCACTGTATTAATTAAAAACCCTAATTTTTTAATTCTGGATGAGCCCACTAATGATTTGGATATTGTCACACTCAATGTCTTAGAAAGTTTTTTATTAGATTTTCCAGGCTGTTTGATTGTTGTATCCCACGATCGCTATTTTATGGATAAGATTGTGGATCATCTATTTGTTTTTAAAGGAAAAGGCACCATAGAAGATTTCCCCGGAAATTATAGTGATTATCGTGTATACGAAAACAGCAAACCCAAACTAGAAACTAAAACAGCCACAGAAGAATCGTCTAAAACCGATTGGAAAAAAGACACTACCAAAGCTAAGTTAAGCTATCAAGAACAAAAAGAACATCGAAATCTAGAAAAAGAAATTGCCAAGCTAGAGAAGGAAAAAGAAGCCTTGCAAAATAAATTTGCTACTGAAAATTGGGGTGGAGAAGAAATAGACAAACAATCTTTGAAGCTACAAGAAATCATTGATGCAATTGAAGAAAAGGAGATGCGCTGGTTTGAGTTGTCAGAAAAACAAGAAGGCTAA
- a CDS encoding O-methyltransferase, with product MKHQLQYYLSFLLRSTNAHGVHSPFVYQLLTACFYDKSSHKAYQLLKQHRNDLRKDSSAIEVTDFGAGSRVFTSHTRTVSAIAKHAGISVKRQQLLYRLVRYFNSTTILELGTSVGMSTAAMALGNPKAILQTVEGCSNTLAIAKKYFSAYKLTNIQPYAMTFEAFFEKQPLHTYDLVFIDGNHNKERTLQYFETLLPFLHNDSVVLFDDIYWSKEMTEAWREVYQSKHVTVSIDTFQWGLVFFRKEQPKQHFCIRL from the coding sequence ATGAAACACCAGCTACAATACTATCTTTCTTTTTTATTGCGGTCTACCAATGCGCATGGCGTGCACTCTCCTTTTGTGTATCAACTGCTTACAGCGTGTTTTTATGATAAATCTTCACATAAGGCCTACCAACTTTTAAAGCAACATAGAAACGATTTACGAAAAGACAGTTCAGCAATTGAAGTGACAGACTTTGGAGCAGGATCTCGTGTTTTTACTTCCCATACCAGAACTGTTTCAGCTATTGCAAAACACGCCGGTATTTCCGTGAAGCGACAGCAGTTGCTTTATAGACTGGTGCGTTATTTTAATTCTACAACAATTTTAGAACTGGGCACTTCAGTAGGTATGAGCACAGCAGCAATGGCATTGGGTAACCCGAAAGCTATACTACAAACCGTTGAAGGCTGTAGCAACACACTTGCTATTGCCAAAAAGTATTTTTCAGCGTACAAGCTAACCAACATACAGCCTTATGCCATGACCTTTGAGGCATTTTTTGAAAAGCAACCATTGCACACGTATGATTTGGTTTTTATTGACGGAAATCACAATAAAGAGCGTACGCTTCAGTATTTTGAAACACTGTTACCTTTCCTTCATAATGACTCAGTAGTGTTATTTGATGATATTTATTGGAGTAAAGAGATGACCGAAGCCTGGCGAGAAGTATACCAGAGCAAGCACGTAACCGTAAGCATTGACACCTTTCAATGGGGATTGGTTTTTTTCAGAAAAGAACAGCCTAAGCAGCATTTTTGCATTCGTTTGTAA
- a CDS encoding tyrosine-protein kinase: MSEEIDIKTDHTIFDFKGFLFKLLSYWPLFLVSLLIAFGIAYYINVRKLPVYQMDTMISIKDDQNPFFTSNTSLTFNWGGTTDKVNTAIITLQSRSHNEAVVDKLQYYINYLKDGEYQQVDAYKKAPFLVEADTSAYQVLSKQFKITFTDSVSYTLETTFEGKNHTLQNYHTKEKKGQYIEAQTLKKAYKLGEKIKLPYLTATLVPYQEIGVVPNKPYYISFSNFDGRVKRYLNVNIRPETSGSSVLRLRLNGLNKAKLVDYLNTSVQVLSENMLERKNLFATKTIRFIDSSLAEKSKELGSVEDELNSFKNRNEIFNLESEGQEISGKLNTLDLRKEAINQEINYYNTLEDYLTTRTDYRNVPAPSVAGISEASIVSGVGRIITLAEERNKLQYSYKEGAPVFADIDRRIDAVKRVLLENIRSSKELKNSELQTINSNIAQYEAEIRSLPKEQQELLKIERRYNLSQGSYNLFLSKRSEAGLVKAANVSDVMVIDKAKDTGGGQIGPNTQLNYMMALLFGFVIPFVFVFIKSFFDNRIQTLKDIERLSPIPILGVIGKSYQENNLAVLNNPKSAVAEAFRAIRSSLQFMYKKQGVTGAKTVLVTSSVSGEGKTFTSINIASVFALSEKKTVLLGLDLRRPKIFDDFEINNKVGVVNYLINDKSLDQITQKTKVPHLDVITSGPIPPNPSELLMGEAMKDLMDELKESYDYIILDSPPLGLVADSLELVKYADATIYMVRQNYTKKGMFTMINDKYQTGEVTNVSFVMNFFQEKAKYGYGYGYGGYGYGGYGYGKYGNGYHQNAKKPSLWQRVKKRFRR, from the coding sequence ATGAGTGAAGAAATCGATATCAAGACAGATCATACTATATTTGACTTTAAAGGGTTTCTCTTTAAATTGTTAAGCTATTGGCCGCTTTTTTTGGTAAGTCTTCTCATAGCTTTTGGTATTGCTTATTACATCAACGTGCGCAAGCTACCGGTCTATCAAATGGATACTATGATTTCCATTAAAGACGATCAAAACCCTTTCTTTACTAGCAACACCAGTCTTACTTTTAATTGGGGCGGAACCACTGATAAAGTCAATACGGCAATCATTACACTTCAATCTCGTTCGCATAATGAAGCGGTGGTTGATAAACTACAATACTATATCAACTATTTAAAAGACGGGGAGTACCAACAAGTAGATGCGTATAAAAAAGCTCCTTTTTTGGTTGAGGCAGATACTAGTGCCTATCAAGTACTAAGTAAGCAATTCAAAATTACGTTTACCGACTCGGTTAGTTATACTCTGGAAACTACTTTTGAAGGTAAAAACCATACCCTTCAAAACTATCACACAAAAGAAAAAAAAGGTCAATATATTGAAGCTCAAACACTAAAAAAAGCGTACAAACTAGGTGAAAAAATAAAATTGCCTTATTTAACCGCTACTTTAGTACCTTATCAAGAAATAGGTGTTGTGCCTAATAAACCGTACTACATCAGTTTTTCAAACTTTGATGGTCGGGTAAAAAGATATTTAAACGTAAATATTAGACCCGAAACTTCGGGATCTTCAGTATTACGCTTGCGTTTAAACGGATTAAACAAAGCCAAATTAGTTGATTATTTAAACACATCGGTTCAGGTGTTAAGTGAAAACATGCTAGAGCGCAAAAACTTATTTGCTACCAAAACCATTCGATTTATTGATAGTAGCTTGGCCGAGAAATCGAAAGAATTAGGTTCTGTAGAAGATGAATTAAACTCGTTCAAAAACCGAAATGAAATATTCAACCTTGAATCTGAAGGTCAAGAAATAAGCGGAAAGCTCAATACCTTAGATCTTCGCAAGGAGGCCATTAATCAAGAAATTAATTATTACAATACCCTTGAAGATTACTTAACCACTCGTACCGATTATCGTAATGTTCCGGCTCCTTCGGTTGCTGGTATTTCAGAGGCTAGTATTGTTAGCGGTGTGGGACGCATTATTACCTTAGCCGAAGAACGAAATAAACTTCAATATTCGTATAAAGAAGGAGCACCGGTATTTGCCGATATAGATCGTAGAATTGATGCTGTAAAACGGGTATTATTAGAAAACATTCGGTCTTCAAAAGAACTTAAAAATTCAGAATTACAAACAATAAACAGCAACATAGCACAATATGAAGCTGAAATAAGAAGCCTGCCTAAAGAACAACAAGAACTATTAAAAATTGAGCGTAGGTATAATTTAAGTCAAGGTAGCTATAACTTATTTTTGTCAAAACGCAGTGAAGCCGGGTTGGTAAAAGCGGCTAATGTAAGTGATGTGATGGTAATTGATAAAGCCAAGGACACCGGTGGAGGTCAAATAGGACCCAATACCCAACTCAACTATATGATGGCTTTGCTCTTTGGGTTTGTGATACCATTTGTATTTGTGTTTATTAAATCATTTTTTGATAACCGCATTCAAACCCTTAAAGATATAGAAAGACTATCACCTATACCTATTCTTGGGGTGATTGGAAAAAGTTATCAAGAAAACAACTTAGCTGTTTTAAACAATCCCAAGTCGGCTGTAGCAGAAGCTTTTAGAGCTATACGCTCTAGCTTACAGTTTATGTATAAAAAACAGGGGGTTACCGGAGCCAAAACAGTATTGGTTACCTCTTCAGTCAGTGGAGAAGGAAAAACATTTACCTCTATCAATATAGCTTCTGTATTTGCATTAAGTGAAAAGAAAACGGTGCTGTTAGGCCTTGACTTACGTCGTCCTAAGATTTTTGATGATTTTGAAATCAACAATAAAGTAGGGGTGGTTAATTATTTGATTAATGATAAATCATTAGATCAAATTACTCAAAAAACGAAAGTCCCTCATTTAGATGTCATTACTTCGGGCCCTATACCGCCCAACCCTTCCGAGTTGTTGATGGGAGAAGCCATGAAAGACTTGATGGATGAATTAAAAGAAAGCTATGATTATATTATCTTAGACAGTCCGCCACTAGGGTTGGTTGCAGACTCACTAGAATTGGTAAAATATGCAGATGCCACTATTTATATGGTTCGTCAAAACTACACTAAGAAAGGCATGTTTACCATGATTAATGATAAATACCAAACAGGCGAAGTAACCAATGTTAGTTTTGTGATGAATTTCTTCCAAGAAAAAGCAAAATACGGCTATGGTTATGGGTACGGGGGGTATGGATATGGTGGTTATGGCTATGGTAAGTATGGCAATGGATATCACCAAAACGCCAAAAAACCATCACTCTGGCAGCGCGTTAAAAAACGATTTCGTAGATAA
- a CDS encoding polysaccharide biosynthesis/export family protein has product MKATYLIFVLILTVSVTSCISTKQLTYLQEDGVVTDSLIPLKKEQEPYRLQVNDLLSIRVKAIDQETVGIFNPINDANPNATGEERLYYDGFVVDRHGNIRIPNLGEVGVLGLTVEEVREKIEKQLLEDFFKAEANIFVTVKLAGIRYTINGEIGSPGSNIIYRDEVSIMEAIANSGDIEVTGDRTNVVIIRQYPLGQKVHHIDLTSIDAMNSPYYYVKPNDLILINPLPQKSIGTGTTGLETFRTILTVVTAFSTILLLATRL; this is encoded by the coding sequence ATGAAAGCTACGTATCTGATCTTTGTATTGATCCTAACCGTAAGTGTTACTTCCTGTATTTCTACCAAACAATTAACCTATTTACAAGAAGACGGGGTTGTGACAGACAGTCTTATCCCTCTTAAAAAAGAACAAGAACCCTATCGATTACAAGTCAATGATCTATTAAGTATACGCGTAAAAGCCATAGACCAAGAGACTGTAGGTATTTTTAACCCTATTAACGATGCCAACCCAAACGCTACGGGTGAAGAACGGTTGTATTATGATGGGTTTGTAGTTGATAGGCATGGAAATATCCGCATTCCAAACCTGGGAGAAGTAGGTGTGCTAGGTTTAACCGTAGAAGAAGTTCGTGAAAAGATTGAAAAGCAATTACTAGAAGATTTTTTTAAAGCCGAAGCTAATATTTTTGTAACCGTAAAATTGGCAGGAATTCGCTATACCATCAATGGAGAAATAGGCAGTCCGGGTTCCAATATTATTTATCGTGATGAGGTAAGCATTATGGAAGCCATCGCCAATAGTGGTGATATTGAAGTAACCGGTGACCGTACCAATGTGGTAATCATAAGGCAATATCCGTTGGGGCAAAAAGTGCATCACATAGATCTTACCAGCATTGATGCCATGAACTCACCCTATTACTATGTAAAACCCAATGACCTTATTTTAATTAACCCCTTACCACAAAAATCAATCGGAACCGGAACTACCGGTTTAGAAACCTTTAGAACTATCTTAACGGTGGTAACTGCATTTTCAACTATCTTATTACTAGCAACCCGTTTATAA